From the genome of Phaenicophaeus curvirostris isolate KB17595 chromosome 6, BPBGC_Pcur_1.0, whole genome shotgun sequence, one region includes:
- the CTDSPL gene encoding CTD small phosphatase-like protein isoform X1, whose protein sequence is MDNPSIITQVTNPKEEEILSCTQDKVSQCNISLKKQRSRSIFSTLFCCFRDYNVEPPSTNSTSALPPLVEENGGLQKGDQMQVMPIPSGIYYFHGTEAVQQSFHYKPPAKYLLPELTASDYGKKCVVIDLDETLVHSSFKPISNADFIVPVEIDGTIHQVYVLKRPHVDEFLQRMGELFECVLFTASLAKYADPVADLLDRWGVFRARLFRESCVFHRGNYVKDLSRLGRELSKVIIVDNSPASYIFHPENAVPVQSWFDDMTDTELLDLIPFFEGLSKEEEVYSMLHKLCNR, encoded by the exons tgtCCCAATGTAATATCAGCTTGAAGAAGCAGAGGAGTCGAAGTATCTTTAGCACCTTATTCTGCTGCTTTCGTGACTACAATGTCGAACCACCATCTACCAATAGCACCAGTGCTCTTCCTCCTTTGGTGGAGGAGAATGGAGGACTTCAGAAG ggTGACCAGATGCAGGTCATGCCTATACCAAGT GGAATATACTATTTCCACGGGACTGAAGCAGTGCAGCAGTCGTTTCACTACAAG CCACCAGCTAAATACCTCCTGCCAGAACTGACAGCATCAGACTATGGGAAGAAGTGTGTGGTCATTGATTTAGATGAAACTTTAGTGCACAGTTCATTTAAG CCAATTAGCAATGCTGATTTCATCGTTCCTGTTGAAATTGATGGAACCATACATCAG GTTTATGTATTGAAACGACCACATGTGGATGAGTTTCTTCAGAGGATGGGAGAGCTCTTTGAATGTGTACTCTTCACAGCCAGTCTAGCCAAG TATGCAGACCCAGTAGCCGACTTACTGGATCGCTGGGGTGTGTTCAGGGCAAGGCTATTTAGAGAATCCTGTGTTTTCCACCGAGGAAATTATGTGAAGGATCTGAGTCGTCTGGGACGTGAGCTGAGTAAAGTTATTATAGTGGATAATTCTCCTGCATCTTACATCTTCCATCCCGAAAATGCA GTGCCTGTGCAGTCCTGGTTTGATGACATGACAGACACAGAGCTGCTAGATCTTATTCCTTTCTTTGAAGGACTAAGCAAAGAGGAAGAAGTTTACAGTATGCTTCATAAACTCTGCAACAGGTAG
- the CTDSPL gene encoding CTD small phosphatase-like protein isoform X3 has product MDNPSIITQVTNPKEEEILSCTQDKVSQCNISLKKQRSRSIFSTLFCCFRDYNVEPPSTNSTSALPPLVEENGGLQKGDQMQVMPIPSPPAKYLLPELTASDYGKKCVVIDLDETLVHSSFKPISNADFIVPVEIDGTIHQVYVLKRPHVDEFLQRMGELFECVLFTASLAKYADPVADLLDRWGVFRARLFRESCVFHRGNYVKDLSRLGRELSKVIIVDNSPASYIFHPENAVPVQSWFDDMTDTELLDLIPFFEGLSKEEEVYSMLHKLCNR; this is encoded by the exons tgtCCCAATGTAATATCAGCTTGAAGAAGCAGAGGAGTCGAAGTATCTTTAGCACCTTATTCTGCTGCTTTCGTGACTACAATGTCGAACCACCATCTACCAATAGCACCAGTGCTCTTCCTCCTTTGGTGGAGGAGAATGGAGGACTTCAGAAG ggTGACCAGATGCAGGTCATGCCTATACCAAGT CCACCAGCTAAATACCTCCTGCCAGAACTGACAGCATCAGACTATGGGAAGAAGTGTGTGGTCATTGATTTAGATGAAACTTTAGTGCACAGTTCATTTAAG CCAATTAGCAATGCTGATTTCATCGTTCCTGTTGAAATTGATGGAACCATACATCAG GTTTATGTATTGAAACGACCACATGTGGATGAGTTTCTTCAGAGGATGGGAGAGCTCTTTGAATGTGTACTCTTCACAGCCAGTCTAGCCAAG TATGCAGACCCAGTAGCCGACTTACTGGATCGCTGGGGTGTGTTCAGGGCAAGGCTATTTAGAGAATCCTGTGTTTTCCACCGAGGAAATTATGTGAAGGATCTGAGTCGTCTGGGACGTGAGCTGAGTAAAGTTATTATAGTGGATAATTCTCCTGCATCTTACATCTTCCATCCCGAAAATGCA GTGCCTGTGCAGTCCTGGTTTGATGACATGACAGACACAGAGCTGCTAGATCTTATTCCTTTCTTTGAAGGACTAAGCAAAGAGGAAGAAGTTTACAGTATGCTTCATAAACTCTGCAACAGGTAG
- the CTDSPL gene encoding CTD small phosphatase-like protein isoform X2 — protein sequence MYYAPCCGYVSQCNISLKKQRSRSIFSTLFCCFRDYNVEPPSTNSTSALPPLVEENGGLQKGDQMQVMPIPSGIYYFHGTEAVQQSFHYKPPAKYLLPELTASDYGKKCVVIDLDETLVHSSFKPISNADFIVPVEIDGTIHQVYVLKRPHVDEFLQRMGELFECVLFTASLAKYADPVADLLDRWGVFRARLFRESCVFHRGNYVKDLSRLGRELSKVIIVDNSPASYIFHPENAVPVQSWFDDMTDTELLDLIPFFEGLSKEEEVYSMLHKLCNR from the exons tgtCCCAATGTAATATCAGCTTGAAGAAGCAGAGGAGTCGAAGTATCTTTAGCACCTTATTCTGCTGCTTTCGTGACTACAATGTCGAACCACCATCTACCAATAGCACCAGTGCTCTTCCTCCTTTGGTGGAGGAGAATGGAGGACTTCAGAAG ggTGACCAGATGCAGGTCATGCCTATACCAAGT GGAATATACTATTTCCACGGGACTGAAGCAGTGCAGCAGTCGTTTCACTACAAG CCACCAGCTAAATACCTCCTGCCAGAACTGACAGCATCAGACTATGGGAAGAAGTGTGTGGTCATTGATTTAGATGAAACTTTAGTGCACAGTTCATTTAAG CCAATTAGCAATGCTGATTTCATCGTTCCTGTTGAAATTGATGGAACCATACATCAG GTTTATGTATTGAAACGACCACATGTGGATGAGTTTCTTCAGAGGATGGGAGAGCTCTTTGAATGTGTACTCTTCACAGCCAGTCTAGCCAAG TATGCAGACCCAGTAGCCGACTTACTGGATCGCTGGGGTGTGTTCAGGGCAAGGCTATTTAGAGAATCCTGTGTTTTCCACCGAGGAAATTATGTGAAGGATCTGAGTCGTCTGGGACGTGAGCTGAGTAAAGTTATTATAGTGGATAATTCTCCTGCATCTTACATCTTCCATCCCGAAAATGCA GTGCCTGTGCAGTCCTGGTTTGATGACATGACAGACACAGAGCTGCTAGATCTTATTCCTTTCTTTGAAGGACTAAGCAAAGAGGAAGAAGTTTACAGTATGCTTCATAAACTCTGCAACAGGTAG
- the CTDSPL gene encoding CTD small phosphatase-like protein isoform X4, with the protein MDNPSIITQVTNPKEEEILSCTQDKVSQCNISLKKQRSRSIFSTLFCCFRDYNVEPPSTNSTSALPPLVEENGGLQKPPAKYLLPELTASDYGKKCVVIDLDETLVHSSFKPISNADFIVPVEIDGTIHQVYVLKRPHVDEFLQRMGELFECVLFTASLAKYADPVADLLDRWGVFRARLFRESCVFHRGNYVKDLSRLGRELSKVIIVDNSPASYIFHPENAVPVQSWFDDMTDTELLDLIPFFEGLSKEEEVYSMLHKLCNR; encoded by the exons tgtCCCAATGTAATATCAGCTTGAAGAAGCAGAGGAGTCGAAGTATCTTTAGCACCTTATTCTGCTGCTTTCGTGACTACAATGTCGAACCACCATCTACCAATAGCACCAGTGCTCTTCCTCCTTTGGTGGAGGAGAATGGAGGACTTCAGAAG CCACCAGCTAAATACCTCCTGCCAGAACTGACAGCATCAGACTATGGGAAGAAGTGTGTGGTCATTGATTTAGATGAAACTTTAGTGCACAGTTCATTTAAG CCAATTAGCAATGCTGATTTCATCGTTCCTGTTGAAATTGATGGAACCATACATCAG GTTTATGTATTGAAACGACCACATGTGGATGAGTTTCTTCAGAGGATGGGAGAGCTCTTTGAATGTGTACTCTTCACAGCCAGTCTAGCCAAG TATGCAGACCCAGTAGCCGACTTACTGGATCGCTGGGGTGTGTTCAGGGCAAGGCTATTTAGAGAATCCTGTGTTTTCCACCGAGGAAATTATGTGAAGGATCTGAGTCGTCTGGGACGTGAGCTGAGTAAAGTTATTATAGTGGATAATTCTCCTGCATCTTACATCTTCCATCCCGAAAATGCA GTGCCTGTGCAGTCCTGGTTTGATGACATGACAGACACAGAGCTGCTAGATCTTATTCCTTTCTTTGAAGGACTAAGCAAAGAGGAAGAAGTTTACAGTATGCTTCATAAACTCTGCAACAGGTAG